A single genomic interval of Cucumis sativus cultivar 9930 chromosome 5, Cucumber_9930_V3, whole genome shotgun sequence harbors:
- the LOC101222881 gene encoding protein IMPAIRED IN BABA-INDUCED STERILITY 1 isoform X1, whose product MGCISSKNVAKAAASPVYNHHHHRTKPNKPTTTTTATVAAENGSVVTLPPSSKAHSVTTLDYEKKGEDISEDRSRDIKKSKGGKGGSFRLGFSQRYVEAEQVAAGWPSWLSSAAGEAVHGWVPLRADSFEKLEKIGQGTYSSVFRAREVESGKMVALKKVRFDNFQPESIRFMAREIMILRRLEHPNIMQLEGIITSKMSSSIYLVFEYMDHDLAGLVSSPNIKFSEAQVGISSTDLTCTINSVGKVLIKKQSHFLFHWVCGFYICKKLLCSLFQIKCYMRQLLSAIEHCHLRGIMHRDIKASNILVNNEGVLKLADFGLANVINSRNKQALTSRVVTLWYRPPELLMGSTDYGLTVDLWSIGCVFAELHLGKPLLKGRTEVEQLHKIFKLCGSPPEEFWKKTKLPHAAMFKPQHAYESSLSEKCKEFAPTALSLLESFLAIEPYKRGTASSALMSEYFKTKPYACDPSTLPKYPPNKEMDAKNREDARRKRANARVKESGVTQRPRRVRRNFQELNSHKVPIKEEAEENIQPSRRNGSSTANLCKEQGDVFQRDPQKQLFDTTSESQAATAPNQRGDSAFTAPIPVSASSGFAWVKKRKEEATSTVSDGLKSQISSLDPSFANYTFELTKKQNGHTHIPVSSGTQEYELRKNHRRKHNFPESFDASEAYPFLDMSNELYPKPPSNTAANLENDDTESHIEFSGPLLTQPHRIDELLQRNESHIRRVARKSRFEKGKNKGEILSPTPLKKTLFIYLINQQLKKLLFLIPDK is encoded by the exons ATGGGTTGCATTAGCTCCAAGAACGTAGCAAAGGCGGCGGCATCACCCGTTTATAACCATCATCATCATCGGACAAAGCCCAATAAACCGACCACCACTACAACCGCCACCGTTGCCGCCGAGAATGGTTCTGTTGTGACCCTGCCGCCTTCATCCAAAGCTCATTCGGTGACGACGCTTGATTATGAGAAGAAAGGGGAGGACATATCGGAGGATCGAAgtcgagatattaagaaatcTAAAGGAGGGAAGGGGGGTTCTTTCAGATTAGGGTTTTCGCAACGCTACGTTGAAGCTGAGCAGGTTGCCGCCGGCTGGCCCTCTTGGCTTAGTAGTGCTGCCGGTGAGGCCGTACATGGATGGGTTCCTCTTCGAGCTGATTCCTTCGAGAAGTTGGAGAAG ATTGGCCAAGGAACATACAGCAGTGTGTTTCGTGCTCGAGAAGTTGAGTCAGGAAAGATGGTTGCCTTGAAGAAGGTTCGTTTTGACAATTTTCAACCGGAGAGCATTAGATTTATGGCAAGGGAAATTATGATTTTGCGCCGGCTTGAACATCCAAACATCATGCAGTTAGAAGGAATAATTACTTCAAAAATGTCTAGCAGCATTTACCTTGTATTTGAATACATGGATCACGATCTTGCAGGGCTAGTGTCTTCTCCTAATATCAAGTTCAGTGAGGCACAGGTTGGTATTTCATCCACTGATTTAACGTGCACAATCAATAGCGTTGGCAAagtgttaataaaaaaacaatctcATTTCCTCTTCCATTGGGTCTGTggtttttatatatgtaagaaaCTATTGTGTTCTCTTTTTCAGATAAAGTGTTATATGAGACAGCTGCTATCTGCAATTGAGCATTGCCACCTTCGGGGTATAATGCATAGAGACATTAAGGCATCCAATATTTTGGTAAACAATGAAGGAGTTCTGAAGTTAGCAGATTTTGGATTAGCAAATGTCATAAACTCGAGAAACAAGCAAGCGCTAACAAGTCGAGTGGTGACATTATGGTACCGCCCACCTGAGCTTCTGATGGGTTCAACAGATTACGGATTAACAGTGGACCTCTGGAGTATAGGATGTGTATTTGCAGAATTGCACCTGGGGAAACCACTTCTTAAAGGAAGAACCGAG GTTGAACAATTGcacaaaatattcaaactttGCGGCTCCCCACCTGAAGAGTTctggaaaaaaacaaagcttCCTCATGCAGCTATGTTCAAACCCCAACATGCATATGAAAGTTCTCTTAGTGAAAAGTGTAAAGAATTTGCACCAACCGCATTGAGCCTATTAGAATCTTTTCTTGCCATAGAACCTTACAAGCGTGGAACAGCCTCATCTGCTCTCATGTCTGAG TATTTCAAAACGAAGCCATATGCTTGTGATCCATCTACCTTGCCCAAGTATCCaccaaataaagaaatggatgCCAAAAATCGTGAAGATGCGCGAAG GAAGAGGGCTAATGCAAGAGTAAAAGAGTCAGGGGTCACACAAAGGCCTAGAAGAGTTAGAAGGAATTTCCAAGAATTGAACAGTCATAAAGTGCCAATCAAAGAG GAAGCAGAAGAAAACATTCAACCTTCTCGACGGAATGGCAGCAGTACTGCCAATCTTTGCAAAGAACAAGGTGACGTTTTCCAAAGAGATCCTCAGAAGCAACTATTTGATACAACATCAGAATCCCAGGCTGCAACAGCACCAAATCAGCGAGGAGATAGCGCATTCACAGCCCCAATACCAGTCTCAGCATCTAGTGGCTTTGCTTGGGTAAAGAAGCGAAAAGAGGAAGCTACATCTACAGTATCAGATGGTCTTAAGAGCCAAATAAGTTCTCTGGATCCATCCTTTGCAAATTACACCTttgaattaacaaaaaaacagaatGGACACACACACATTCCAGTCAGTTCAGGCACGCAGGAATACGAATTACGAAAGAACCATAGAAGAAAACACAATTTCCCCGAGTCTTTTGATGCATCCGAAGCATACCCATTCTTGGATATGTCCAATGAACTATATCCAAAACCACCATCCAACACCGCAGCAAACCTC GAAAACGATGATACAGAATCACACATTGAATTCTCAGGACCGCTGTTAACACAACCCCATAGAATAGACGAACTCCttcaaagaaatgaaagtcATATCCGACGAGTGGCTCGAAAATCCAGGTTTGAGAAAGGTAAAAATAAGGGGGAGATTCTAAGTCCAACCCCACTTAAAAaaactcttttcatttatCTGATCAATCAACAATTGAAAAAACTTCTGTTCTTAATTCCAGATAAGTGA
- the LOC101222881 gene encoding protein IMPAIRED IN BABA-INDUCED STERILITY 1 isoform X2, which translates to MGCISSKNVAKAAASPVYNHHHHRTKPNKPTTTTTATVAAENGSVVTLPPSSKAHSVTTLDYEKKGEDISEDRSRDIKKSKGGKGGSFRLGFSQRYVEAEQVAAGWPSWLSSAAGEAVHGWVPLRADSFEKLEKIGQGTYSSVFRAREVESGKMVALKKVRFDNFQPESIRFMAREIMILRRLEHPNIMQLEGIITSKMSSSIYLVFEYMDHDLAGLVSSPNIKFSEAQIKCYMRQLLSAIEHCHLRGIMHRDIKASNILVNNEGVLKLADFGLANVINSRNKQALTSRVVTLWYRPPELLMGSTDYGLTVDLWSIGCVFAELHLGKPLLKGRTEVEQLHKIFKLCGSPPEEFWKKTKLPHAAMFKPQHAYESSLSEKCKEFAPTALSLLESFLAIEPYKRGTASSALMSEYFKTKPYACDPSTLPKYPPNKEMDAKNREDARRKRANARVKESGVTQRPRRVRRNFQELNSHKVPIKEEAEENIQPSRRNGSSTANLCKEQGDVFQRDPQKQLFDTTSESQAATAPNQRGDSAFTAPIPVSASSGFAWVKKRKEEATSTVSDGLKSQISSLDPSFANYTFELTKKQNGHTHIPVSSGTQEYELRKNHRRKHNFPESFDASEAYPFLDMSNELYPKPPSNTAANLENDDTESHIEFSGPLLTQPHRIDELLQRNESHIRRVARKSRFEKGKNKGEILSPTPLKKTLFIYLINQQLKKLLFLIPDK; encoded by the exons ATGGGTTGCATTAGCTCCAAGAACGTAGCAAAGGCGGCGGCATCACCCGTTTATAACCATCATCATCATCGGACAAAGCCCAATAAACCGACCACCACTACAACCGCCACCGTTGCCGCCGAGAATGGTTCTGTTGTGACCCTGCCGCCTTCATCCAAAGCTCATTCGGTGACGACGCTTGATTATGAGAAGAAAGGGGAGGACATATCGGAGGATCGAAgtcgagatattaagaaatcTAAAGGAGGGAAGGGGGGTTCTTTCAGATTAGGGTTTTCGCAACGCTACGTTGAAGCTGAGCAGGTTGCCGCCGGCTGGCCCTCTTGGCTTAGTAGTGCTGCCGGTGAGGCCGTACATGGATGGGTTCCTCTTCGAGCTGATTCCTTCGAGAAGTTGGAGAAG ATTGGCCAAGGAACATACAGCAGTGTGTTTCGTGCTCGAGAAGTTGAGTCAGGAAAGATGGTTGCCTTGAAGAAGGTTCGTTTTGACAATTTTCAACCGGAGAGCATTAGATTTATGGCAAGGGAAATTATGATTTTGCGCCGGCTTGAACATCCAAACATCATGCAGTTAGAAGGAATAATTACTTCAAAAATGTCTAGCAGCATTTACCTTGTATTTGAATACATGGATCACGATCTTGCAGGGCTAGTGTCTTCTCCTAATATCAAGTTCAGTGAGGCACAG ATAAAGTGTTATATGAGACAGCTGCTATCTGCAATTGAGCATTGCCACCTTCGGGGTATAATGCATAGAGACATTAAGGCATCCAATATTTTGGTAAACAATGAAGGAGTTCTGAAGTTAGCAGATTTTGGATTAGCAAATGTCATAAACTCGAGAAACAAGCAAGCGCTAACAAGTCGAGTGGTGACATTATGGTACCGCCCACCTGAGCTTCTGATGGGTTCAACAGATTACGGATTAACAGTGGACCTCTGGAGTATAGGATGTGTATTTGCAGAATTGCACCTGGGGAAACCACTTCTTAAAGGAAGAACCGAG GTTGAACAATTGcacaaaatattcaaactttGCGGCTCCCCACCTGAAGAGTTctggaaaaaaacaaagcttCCTCATGCAGCTATGTTCAAACCCCAACATGCATATGAAAGTTCTCTTAGTGAAAAGTGTAAAGAATTTGCACCAACCGCATTGAGCCTATTAGAATCTTTTCTTGCCATAGAACCTTACAAGCGTGGAACAGCCTCATCTGCTCTCATGTCTGAG TATTTCAAAACGAAGCCATATGCTTGTGATCCATCTACCTTGCCCAAGTATCCaccaaataaagaaatggatgCCAAAAATCGTGAAGATGCGCGAAG GAAGAGGGCTAATGCAAGAGTAAAAGAGTCAGGGGTCACACAAAGGCCTAGAAGAGTTAGAAGGAATTTCCAAGAATTGAACAGTCATAAAGTGCCAATCAAAGAG GAAGCAGAAGAAAACATTCAACCTTCTCGACGGAATGGCAGCAGTACTGCCAATCTTTGCAAAGAACAAGGTGACGTTTTCCAAAGAGATCCTCAGAAGCAACTATTTGATACAACATCAGAATCCCAGGCTGCAACAGCACCAAATCAGCGAGGAGATAGCGCATTCACAGCCCCAATACCAGTCTCAGCATCTAGTGGCTTTGCTTGGGTAAAGAAGCGAAAAGAGGAAGCTACATCTACAGTATCAGATGGTCTTAAGAGCCAAATAAGTTCTCTGGATCCATCCTTTGCAAATTACACCTttgaattaacaaaaaaacagaatGGACACACACACATTCCAGTCAGTTCAGGCACGCAGGAATACGAATTACGAAAGAACCATAGAAGAAAACACAATTTCCCCGAGTCTTTTGATGCATCCGAAGCATACCCATTCTTGGATATGTCCAATGAACTATATCCAAAACCACCATCCAACACCGCAGCAAACCTC GAAAACGATGATACAGAATCACACATTGAATTCTCAGGACCGCTGTTAACACAACCCCATAGAATAGACGAACTCCttcaaagaaatgaaagtcATATCCGACGAGTGGCTCGAAAATCCAGGTTTGAGAAAGGTAAAAATAAGGGGGAGATTCTAAGTCCAACCCCACTTAAAAaaactcttttcatttatCTGATCAATCAACAATTGAAAAAACTTCTGTTCTTAATTCCAGATAAGTGA
- the LOC101222638 gene encoding uncharacterized protein LOC101222638, whose translation MGGCVSTPSKNIKTRKKLHHQFGKYGRKISSSIPRAIIKRKSNAGNRVTDYAVSEFVHMDLESGATTTCRRSEVSNSTFHLTQLQWLHSQYDANTIGQDEAWFDSVSVLDSDSDDEFSSLHGDGFPSMGNTTGNISNGQVVQYERSSCFLDNKCKYEEYHESYLKIDGGKPESIMNKDEYGFGLMGSQGNEISSKKRSMLDHSYGSFKGLKEDWRNSVEKNQETIIKSALPRMVPSISFNEKILNPQIPQGHKKQSAVFRLSFKRRSCDGEETIEKCQSKKYLFRPRAGHIPCFSGEKTPPGSWSEIPPSTFKLRGESYFKDKKKYPAPNASPYVPIGVDLFMCPKKINHIAQYLELPSVKSDSKVPPLLIVNIQLPIYPAAMFLGDSDGEGMSLVLYFKVSEKFDKDISLHCQESIKKLVDDEMEKTKGFTKDSTVPFRERLKIMAGVVNPEDLHLSSTERKLVSAYNEKPVLSRPQHNFYKGQNYFEIDLDIHRFSYISRKGLESFRERLKNGILDLGLTIQAQKPEELPEQVLCCVRLNKIDFIDNGQIPTLVTLDEG comes from the exons ATGGGAGGCTGTGTATCAACTCcatcaaaaaatattaaaactcgGAAGAAACTGCATCATCAGTTTGGAAAGTATGGTAGAAAGATTTCCAGTTCTATCCCAAGAGCtatcataaaaagaaagagcaaTGCAGGAAATAGGGTCACTGATTATGCTGTCAGTGAGTTTGTTCATATGGATTTGGAGAGCGGTGCAACCACTACTTGTAGAAGATCAGAAGTTTCTAATTCAACATTCCACCTCACTCAGTTGCAATGGCTACATAGTCAGTATGATGCAAACA CAATTGGCCAAGATGAAGCTTGGTTTGACTCTGTCAGTGTTCTGGACTCCGATTCAGATGATGAATTCAGCAGTTTGCATGGAG ATGGTTTTCCATCCATGGGAAATACAACTGGGAACATCTCAAATGGCCAAGTTGTTCAGTATGAAAGATCGTCATGCTTTCTAGATAATAAGTGCAAATATGAAGAATACCATGAAAGCTATCTGAAAATAGATGGAGGAAAACCAGAAAGTATCATGAACAAGGATGAATATGGTTTTGGTCTGATGGGCAGCCAAGGTAATGAAATTTCCAGCAAAAAGAGATCGATGTTAGATCATTCTTATGGCAGCTTCAAAGGTCTAAAAGAGGATTGGCGTAATTCTGTAGAGAAAAATCAAGAGACTATTATTAAGTCGGCCTTACCACGTATGGTTCCTTCTATAAGTTTCAATGAGAAGATTCTGAATCCTCAGATTCCTCAGGGACATAAAAAGCAGTCAGCAGTTTTCAGGCTTTCTTTTAAGAGAAGGTCTTGCGATGGAGAAGAAACCATAGAAAAAT GTCAATCAAAGAAGTACCTATTCCGTCCTAGAGCTGGACATATTCCATGCTTTTCAGGAGAGAAAACACCCCCAGGAAGCTGGTCCGAGATTCCACCATCAACTTTCAAACTTCGTGGCGAAAGCTACTTCAA AGATAAGAAGAAATATCCTGCTCCAAATGCCAGTCCTTATGTTCCAATTGGCGTTGATTTATTCATGTGTCCCAAGAAAATCAATCACATTGCACAATACCTAGAGCTTCCTTCGGTAAAATCTGATTCAAAAGTGCCTCCACTACTCATTGTAAACATTCAG TTGCCTATTTATCCTGCTGCAATGTTCTTGGGTGATAGTGATGGGGAGGGAATGAGTCttgttttgtatttcaaaGTATCTGAGAAGTTTGATAAGGACATCTCCCTTCATTGTCAGGAAAGTATCAAG AAATTGGTTGATGATGAGATGGAAAAAACCAAAGGATTTACAAAAGATTCTACTGTTCCATTCAGGGAAAGGCTAAAGATTATGGCAGGGGTGGTTAATCCAGAGGATCTTCATTTGAGCTCCACCGAAAGGAAGCTTGTTAGTGCTTATAATGAAAAACCTGTCCTCTCACGGCCTCAGCACAATTTTTACAAG GGCCAAAATTACTTTGAGATTGATCTAGACATTCACCGTTTCAGCTACATATCAAGAAAGGGACTTGAATCGTTTCGAGAACGTTTAAAAAACGGAATACTTGATCTCGGTCTAACCATCCAG GCACAAAAACCCGAAGAACTGCCAGAGCAAGTTCTGTGTTGTGTGAGGCtgaataaaattgattttatagaTAATGGACAGATACCTACATTAGTGACCCTCGATGAAGGCTAA